One region of Agrobacterium tumefaciens genomic DNA includes:
- a CDS encoding MAPEG family protein: MFWPMIAHAFLVFVLYALLLYRRKKYTLTDRDTALRYRDTGQEGRESYLVNRNIANQFELPVLFHPVCLLLYITDADNIVTAVLAWLFVISRYAHSFVHVTSNRLRYRAPLFAIGFALLVCLWGWLAIWLALE, from the coding sequence ATGTTCTGGCCGATGATAGCCCATGCATTTCTCGTGTTCGTTCTTTACGCCCTACTGCTTTACCGCCGCAAAAAATACACGCTGACGGACCGTGATACCGCGCTCAGATATCGCGATACGGGACAGGAAGGGCGCGAAAGCTATCTGGTCAACCGAAACATTGCCAACCAGTTCGAGCTTCCGGTTCTCTTCCACCCCGTCTGCCTGCTGCTTTATATTACCGACGCGGACAATATCGTTACCGCCGTTCTGGCCTGGCTGTTCGTGATTTCCCGTTATGCGCACTCCTTCGTTCACGTCACCAGCAACCGTCTGCGTTATCGTGCGCCATTGTTCGCGATTGGTTTCGCGCTTCTCGTCTGCCTCTGGGGCTGGCTCGCCATCTGGTTGGCGCTGGAGTGA
- the adhP gene encoding alcohol dehydrogenase AdhP, whose translation MAKTMKAAVVRAFGKPLTIEEVAIPDPGPGEILINYKATGICHTDLHAATGDWPVKPNPPFIPGHEGVGYVAKIGAGVTGIKEGDRAGTPWLYTACGCCIPCRTGWETLCPSQKNSGYSVNGSFAEYGLADPKFVGRLPDNLEFGPAAPVLCAGVTVYKGLKETEVRPGEWVVISGIGGLGHMAVQYAKAMGMHVVAADIYDDKLELAKKLGADFTVNGRAPDAVEQVQKATGGVHGALVTAVSPKAMEQAYGFLRSKGTMALVGLPPGFISIPVFETVLKRITVRGSIVGTRQDLEEALSFAGEGKVAAHFSWDKLENINDIFRRMEEGKIDGRIVVDLAA comes from the coding sequence ATGGCTAAAACAATGAAGGCCGCGGTTGTCCGCGCATTTGGCAAACCGCTGACCATCGAGGAAGTGGCGATACCGGATCCCGGCCCGGGTGAAATTCTCATCAATTACAAGGCGACCGGCATTTGCCACACGGACCTGCACGCCGCAACGGGCGATTGGCCGGTCAAACCCAATCCACCATTCATCCCCGGCCATGAAGGCGTCGGCTACGTCGCCAAGATCGGCGCTGGCGTGACCGGCATCAAGGAAGGCGACCGCGCCGGCACGCCGTGGCTTTATACCGCCTGCGGATGTTGCATTCCGTGCCGTACCGGCTGGGAAACTCTTTGCCCAAGTCAGAAGAACTCGGGTTATTCCGTCAATGGCAGCTTTGCGGAATACGGGCTTGCCGATCCGAAATTCGTTGGCCGACTTCCCGACAATCTGGAATTCGGCCCCGCTGCACCCGTGCTCTGCGCCGGTGTCACCGTCTACAAGGGTCTCAAGGAAACCGAAGTGAGGCCCGGCGAATGGGTGGTCATATCGGGCATTGGCGGGCTTGGTCATATGGCCGTGCAATATGCCAAGGCCATGGGCATGCATGTCGTTGCCGCCGATATTTATGACGACAAGCTGGAGCTTGCGAAAAAGCTGGGCGCGGATTTCACCGTCAACGGTCGGGCGCCGGATGCGGTGGAACAGGTGCAGAAGGCGACCGGCGGCGTCCACGGCGCGCTCGTGACGGCGGTTTCGCCCAAAGCCATGGAGCAGGCCTACGGTTTCCTGCGCTCCAAGGGCACGATGGCACTTGTTGGCCTGCCGCCGGGCTTCATCTCCATTCCGGTTTTCGAAACGGTGCTGAAGCGCATCACGGTGCGTGGCTCCATCGTCGGCACAAGGCAGGATCTGGAGGAGGCGCTTTCCTTCGCTGGTGAAGGAAAGGTAGCCGCCCACTTCTCCTGGGACAAACTCGAAAACATCAACGACATCTTCCGTCGAATGGAAGAGGGCAAGATCGACGGCCGTATCGTCGTGGACCTTGCCGCCTGA
- a CDS encoding 4-(cytidine 5'-diphospho)-2-C-methyl-D-erythritol kinase: protein MRADDITGAVETTEAAPAKINVALHVIGQRADGYHLLETLVTFTEAGDAIHVRDADADTFSISGPFGDLLRAGDGGNNLVVRARDLLRDALVAAGQSARPVAIHLEKNLPVASGIGGGSADAAATLRALLRHWNAGIVPENLAHIALALGADVPMCLESRPLIARGIGEDIEPVSDLPEFFLVLANPLKAVSTPEIFRRLLDKANPPLPERKEGGWMDFLAQSRNDLEVPAKALLPEIGAIAGMLLQEGASLVRMSGSGATCFGLFHSFEAARKAETSLRNKRPGWYFQATRTI from the coding sequence ATGCGCGCGGATGACATTACCGGGGCTGTCGAAACAACCGAGGCGGCCCCGGCCAAGATCAATGTGGCACTGCATGTAATCGGTCAGCGGGCAGATGGTTATCATCTGCTCGAGACGCTGGTGACCTTCACCGAAGCAGGCGACGCGATCCATGTTCGCGATGCCGATGCCGACACTTTCTCCATCTCCGGCCCGTTTGGCGATCTGCTGCGCGCAGGCGATGGCGGCAACAATCTCGTCGTCCGTGCCAGAGACCTTTTGCGTGATGCGCTTGTGGCGGCAGGTCAATCGGCACGCCCGGTTGCCATCCATCTCGAAAAGAACCTGCCAGTCGCCTCCGGCATTGGCGGCGGCTCAGCGGATGCGGCAGCGACACTGCGGGCGCTGTTGCGGCACTGGAATGCCGGGATTGTTCCTGAAAATCTCGCACACATCGCGCTTGCGCTTGGCGCTGACGTGCCGATGTGCCTTGAAAGTCGCCCACTCATCGCACGAGGTATCGGCGAGGATATCGAGCCGGTCTCCGATCTGCCGGAATTCTTTCTGGTGCTGGCCAACCCTCTGAAAGCGGTCTCGACGCCGGAGATTTTTCGGCGATTGCTCGACAAGGCCAACCCGCCCCTGCCGGAGCGGAAAGAAGGCGGCTGGATGGATTTTCTGGCGCAAAGCCGAAACGATCTGGAAGTCCCCGCCAAGGCGCTCCTGCCGGAGATCGGCGCAATCGCCGGCATGCTGTTGCAGGAAGGTGCTTCCCTTGTGCGCATGTCCGGTTCGGGCGCCACCTGTTTTGGACTATTTCATTCCTTCGAGGCCGCCCGAAAAGCGGAAACATCGCTTCGAAACAAGCGCCCCGGCTGGTATTTTCAGGCGACGCGGACCATCTGA
- the moaB gene encoding molybdenum cofactor biosynthesis protein B, translated as MAGERLFIPLGIAVLTVSDSRTLENDKSGDTLVARIEEAGHKVAARTIVADDKAAIFNTVRDWTLNGSVDVVITTGGTGFTGRDVTPEALEPLFEKRMDGFSAIFHRISYEKIGTATIQSRATGGVANATFIFVLPGSPGACKDAWDGILKAQLDYRHLPCNFVEIMPRLDEHLKRGAGGV; from the coding sequence ATGGCAGGCGAAAGACTCTTCATCCCCCTCGGCATCGCGGTTCTGACCGTTTCGGACAGCCGCACGCTTGAGAATGACAAGTCCGGCGACACGCTAGTCGCACGCATAGAGGAAGCCGGACACAAGGTCGCCGCCCGCACCATCGTGGCAGACGACAAGGCTGCTATTTTCAACACCGTGCGCGACTGGACGCTCAACGGGAGCGTGGATGTGGTCATCACCACCGGCGGCACCGGCTTTACAGGCCGCGACGTGACACCCGAGGCGCTGGAACCCCTGTTCGAAAAGCGCATGGACGGCTTTTCTGCCATCTTCCATCGCATTTCCTATGAAAAGATCGGCACCGCCACCATCCAGTCACGGGCGACCGGCGGCGTGGCAAACGCCACCTTCATCTTCGTGCTGCCCGGCTCTCCCGGCGCCTGCAAGGATGCCTGGGACGGTATTCTCAAAGCCCAGCTCGATTACCGCCACCTGCCCTGCAATTTCGTTGAGATCATGCCCCGGCTTGATGAGCATTTGAAACGCGGGGCTGGCGGCGTCTAG
- the guaB gene encoding IMP dehydrogenase, which translates to MARIIQTPTGLDALTFDDVLLQPGHSEVMPGQTNIATRIARDIDLNLPILSSAMDTVTEGRLAIAMAQAGGIGVIHRNLTPIEQAEEVRQVKKFESGMVVNPVTIGPDATLAEAQALMKAHGISGIPVVENGGAGGHKNGRLVGILTNRDVRFASDPQQKIYELMTRENLVTVKESSVDQQEARRLLHKHRIEKLLVVDGKGNCVGLITVKDMEKSQLNPNATKDAQGRLRAAAAISVGADAIERAERLIDAGVDLLVVDTAHGHSQRVLDAVSVVKKMSNSVRIIAGNVATADGTKALIDAGADGVKVGIGPGSICTTRIVAGVGVPQLAAIMASVEVANAADIPVIADGGIKFSGDLAKAIAAGASAVMIGSLLAGTDESPGEVFLYQGRSFKAYRGMGSVGAMARGSADRYFQAEVRDTLKLVPEGIEGQVPYKGPVSGVLHQLAGGLKAAMGYVGGGTIKEFQERATFVRISSAGLRESHAHDVTITRESPNYPGAV; encoded by the coding sequence ATGGCACGCATCATTCAAACACCCACTGGTTTGGACGCTCTCACATTTGACGATGTGTTGCTGCAACCCGGGCATTCCGAGGTTATGCCGGGACAGACGAATATCGCCACCCGCATTGCCCGTGATATCGATCTCAACCTGCCGATCCTCTCTTCCGCCATGGACACGGTCACGGAAGGCCGCCTTGCCATCGCCATGGCGCAGGCCGGCGGCATCGGCGTCATCCACCGCAACCTTACCCCCATCGAACAGGCCGAAGAAGTCCGGCAGGTAAAGAAGTTCGAGAGCGGCATGGTCGTCAACCCGGTCACCATCGGCCCGGATGCCACGCTGGCAGAAGCACAGGCTTTGATGAAGGCGCACGGCATTTCCGGCATTCCGGTGGTTGAAAACGGCGGTGCAGGCGGCCACAAGAATGGCCGTCTCGTCGGCATTCTGACAAACCGCGACGTGCGTTTCGCATCCGATCCGCAGCAGAAGATCTATGAACTGATGACCCGCGAAAACCTTGTCACGGTCAAGGAAAGCAGCGTCGATCAGCAGGAAGCGCGCCGTCTGTTGCACAAGCACCGCATTGAAAAGCTGCTGGTGGTGGATGGAAAGGGCAATTGCGTCGGCCTCATCACCGTCAAGGATATGGAGAAGTCGCAGCTCAACCCCAACGCCACCAAGGATGCGCAGGGCCGTCTTCGCGCCGCTGCCGCAATCAGCGTCGGTGCCGATGCCATCGAGCGCGCAGAACGCCTCATCGATGCCGGTGTTGACCTTCTGGTCGTCGATACCGCGCATGGCCATTCGCAGCGCGTGCTCGATGCCGTTTCGGTGGTCAAGAAGATGTCGAACTCCGTTCGCATCATCGCCGGCAATGTTGCGACCGCTGACGGCACCAAGGCACTGATCGATGCCGGCGCCGATGGCGTCAAGGTCGGTATCGGCCCCGGTTCCATCTGCACCACCCGTATCGTCGCCGGCGTTGGCGTTCCGCAGCTTGCTGCGATCATGGCCTCGGTCGAAGTGGCCAATGCTGCAGATATTCCTGTCATCGCCGATGGCGGCATCAAGTTCTCGGGCGATCTGGCGAAGGCTATTGCCGCCGGCGCCTCCGCCGTCATGATCGGCTCGCTTTTGGCCGGCACGGATGAAAGCCCGGGCGAAGTGTTCCTCTATCAGGGCCGTTCCTTCAAGGCCTATCGCGGCATGGGTTCCGTTGGCGCCATGGCGCGCGGCTCCGCCGACCGTTATTTCCAGGCGGAAGTGCGTGACACGCTGAAGCTCGTTCCGGAAGGTATCGAAGGTCAGGTTCCCTATAAGGGTCCGGTCTCCGGCGTCCTGCACCAGCTGGCCGGTGGCCTGAAGGCTGCCATGGGTTATGTCGGCGGCGGCACGATCAAGGAATTCCAGGAGCGCGCCACCTTCGTGCGCATTTCCAGCGCGGGCTTGCGCGAAAGCCACGCCCATGACGTGACGATCACCCGCGAAAGCCCGAACTACCCCGGCGCGGTTTGA
- a CDS encoding dienelactone hydrolase family protein, producing the protein MDDKPKITQAMIDAYDEYTHLSLDRRKFMEKLSLLAGSGAAAAAIAPLLSANSARAAIVAPDDAGIVAEEVTYPAPGGEMKGYLVTPKSVSGPIGSVIVIHENRGLNDHIRDVARRVALAGFRALAVDFLSPQGGTPSDEDKAREMFSGLDMEATVANAEAGRVWLAARQGANGKVGAVGFCWGGGLVNRFATKSAGLNAGVAYYGQQPPAADVPAIKAPLLLQYAGLDERINAGIDAYKKALEQNGKTFEIFVYDGVNHAFNNDTSSARYDKAAADLAWGRTTEFFKKYLA; encoded by the coding sequence ATGGACGACAAGCCGAAGATTACACAGGCCATGATCGACGCTTACGATGAATATACCCATCTCAGCCTCGATCGCCGCAAATTCATGGAAAAGCTCAGCCTGCTTGCCGGGTCCGGCGCAGCTGCTGCCGCAATCGCGCCGCTTCTTTCGGCCAACAGCGCCCGTGCGGCAATCGTTGCGCCTGATGATGCGGGTATCGTTGCGGAAGAGGTGACCTATCCCGCCCCCGGGGGCGAGATGAAAGGCTATCTCGTCACGCCGAAATCGGTTTCCGGGCCCATTGGCTCGGTCATCGTCATCCATGAAAACCGGGGCCTGAACGACCATATCCGCGATGTGGCAAGACGCGTGGCGCTTGCGGGGTTCAGGGCGCTTGCGGTTGATTTCCTGTCGCCGCAGGGCGGCACGCCTTCGGATGAAGATAAGGCACGGGAGATGTTCAGTGGCCTCGATATGGAGGCAACAGTCGCCAATGCCGAAGCCGGTCGGGTGTGGCTCGCCGCAAGGCAGGGTGCGAACGGCAAGGTTGGTGCGGTCGGTTTCTGCTGGGGCGGCGGGCTGGTCAACCGGTTCGCCACCAAATCGGCAGGCCTGAATGCCGGCGTCGCCTATTACGGCCAGCAGCCGCCGGCGGCCGATGTGCCTGCTATCAAGGCGCCCCTGCTGTTACAGTATGCCGGTCTGGACGAGCGCATCAATGCCGGTATCGACGCCTATAAAAAGGCACTGGAGCAAAACGGCAAAACCTTCGAAATCTTCGTTTATGACGGCGTCAACCACGCCTTCAACAACGATACGTCCTCGGCGCGATACGACAAGGCCGCGGCCGATCTCGCCTGGGGCCGGACGACGGAGTTCTTCAAAAAATATCTGGCGTAG